In Plasmodium vinckei vinckei genome assembly, chromosome: PVVCY_13, a single genomic region encodes these proteins:
- a CDS encoding fam-a protein yields MNKFYIQIALFILSIFAYANNEALAADPDLKKVTQKVPKKFNTIRSRGCYLSSEEIYEKCKYLSCRSRNPTRVINIMNDAVKQLEYYATTKDGYEPYLKNPNDKTSYYVKKFDNQTNIDKIQYTITGSDKYDETVDTLWDSGVPNIFNEDVPKILHMYGPNLLVIRERFKSMHEGRDKYFYALVTKVEISKCKTIIAMTSINGIDNIPSKKYNNPIIKKASLFNIYMKSKDDIKKESLLNTSTKPKDDIKKESLLNTSTKLKDDIKSGKLEQIFVNLAGYLIEKKRNNVEVTYIESIQGYSSIEQK; encoded by the exons atgaataaattttatattcaaatcgctttatttattttaagcATTTTCGCATATGCAAATAATGAAGCCCTTGCAGCTGACCCTGATCTAAAAAAAGTTACCCAAAAAGTTcccaaaaaatttaatacaaTCAGATCAAGAGGTTGTTATCTTAG TTCAgaagaaatatatgaaaaatgcAAGTACTTATCATGTCGCAGTCGCAACCCTACACGAGTGATCAATATTATGAACGATGCTGTAAAACAGTTAGAATACTATGCTACAACCAAAGATGGTTATGAaccatatttaaaaaatcctaatgataaaacatcgtattatgtaaaaaaatttgacaATCAGACGaatattgataaaattCAATATACAATTACTGGTTCGGATAAG TATGATGAAACAGTAGACACGTTGTGGGATTCCGGTGTCCCCAATATTTTCAACGAAGACGTTCctaaaa tTCTCCATATGTACGGTCCAAATTTACTAGTTATACGAGAACGTTTCAAAAGTATGCATGAGGGTCgtgataaatatttttatgctttAGTTACCAAGGTTGAA aTATCAAAATGCAAAACTATAATTGCCATGACTTCAATAAATGGAATTGATAATATCCCttccaaaaaatataacaacccaataataaaaaaagcaaGTTTATTCAATATTTACATGAAATCTAAAgatgatattaaaaaagaaagttTATTAAATACTTCCACAAAACCTAAAgatgatattaaaaaagaaagttTATTAAATACTTCCACAAAACTTAAAGATGATATTAAAAGTGGAAAATTAGAACAAATATTTGTGAACTTAGCTGGATACCtcattgaaaaaaaaagaaataatgtTGAAGTCACCTATATCGAATCT aTTCAGGGATATTCTTCCATTGAACAAAAGTGA